A genomic window from Bradyrhizobium lupini includes:
- a CDS encoding AzlC family ABC transporter permease, whose translation MALPPLNSPQWQSPWRAFAWGLRSITQTILTLVLFVTYLGIGALAHDTHFSLLWALCSTLFVWAGPAQIILITTLGSGATIVQSAIAVTVSAIRLFPMVVSVLPLMRTPTTKRRELFFAAHLTAVTLWVECHRFLPQVPRERRIAFVNGLGFGLVSVCLTANAVGYFLAANLTQTLGAAILLLTPLSFLFSTARNSRELADVVALALGILLYPLAAKINSGLDILVSGLVAGTIAYGAHWWREVRA comes from the coding sequence GTGGCGCTTCCTCCGCTCAATTCACCTCAATGGCAAAGTCCCTGGCGCGCCTTTGCGTGGGGGCTGCGCTCGATCACGCAGACCATCCTCACGCTCGTGCTGTTCGTGACCTATCTCGGCATCGGCGCGCTCGCCCACGACACACATTTCAGCCTGCTCTGGGCGCTCTGCTCGACGCTGTTCGTCTGGGCAGGTCCGGCGCAGATCATCCTGATCACCACGCTTGGCTCCGGCGCGACGATCGTCCAGTCCGCGATCGCGGTCACCGTCAGTGCGATCCGGCTGTTTCCGATGGTGGTCTCGGTGCTGCCGTTGATGCGCACGCCGACGACGAAACGGCGCGAGCTGTTTTTCGCGGCGCATCTCACCGCGGTGACACTGTGGGTCGAATGCCATCGCTTCCTGCCGCAGGTACCGCGTGAACGCCGGATCGCCTTCGTCAACGGACTTGGCTTCGGTCTTGTCTCGGTGTGTCTCACCGCCAATGCGGTCGGCTATTTCCTTGCCGCCAATCTGACTCAGACGCTTGGCGCGGCGATCCTTTTGCTGACGCCTCTGTCCTTCCTGTTCTCGACCGCACGCAACAGCCGCGAGCTCGCCGATGTCGTCGCCCTCGCGCTGGGCATATTGCTGTATCCACTGGCCGCGAAGATCAATTCCGGCCTCGACATCCTCGTCAGCGGGCTCGTGGCGGGCACGATTGCCTATGGCGCGCATTGGTGGCGGGAGGTGCGCGCATGA
- the tsaA gene encoding tRNA (N6-threonylcarbamoyladenosine(37)-N6)-methyltransferase TrmO → MVRENQLREGEVSIELPPTQDAGLVFIGRIRTPWSSRMETPRQGRTDGPICRLEIFEPFVPAIKGVDFYSNLEVLYWLDKSRRDIVLQSPKNNEKTRGTFSLRSPVRPNPIGTSIVKLVGIEGNAILVRGLDCLDNTPLIDIKPDRCEFTPLAAPQPGDFQTE, encoded by the coding sequence ATGGTTCGCGAAAACCAGCTCCGCGAGGGTGAAGTCTCCATCGAGCTGCCGCCGACGCAAGATGCCGGACTCGTCTTCATCGGCCGCATCCGCACGCCCTGGAGCTCGCGGATGGAGACCCCGCGGCAGGGCCGGACAGACGGCCCGATATGTCGGCTCGAGATCTTCGAGCCGTTCGTGCCGGCGATCAAGGGCGTCGATTTCTACAGCAATCTCGAAGTGCTTTACTGGCTCGACAAGTCGCGCCGCGACATCGTCCTGCAAAGCCCTAAGAACAACGAGAAGACCCGCGGCACGTTTTCGCTGCGCTCGCCGGTGCGCCCTAATCCGATCGGCACGTCGATCGTGAAGCTGGTCGGCATCGAAGGCAACGCGATTCTGGTGCGCGGGCTCGATTGCCTCGACAACACGCCGCTGATCGACATCAAACCAGATCGTTGCGAGTTCACGCCGCTGGCCGCCCCGCAGCCGGGAGATTTTCAGACGGAGTGA
- the clpS gene encoding ATP-dependent Clp protease adapter ClpS — MSNDENRSGGPSAPNTSVITKVKPKTKRPNLYRVLILNDDYTPMEFVVHVLEKFFQKDAEAATKIMLHVHHHGIGECGVFTYEIAETKVTQVMDFARKHQHPLQCVMEKK, encoded by the coding sequence ATGAGCAACGACGAGAACCGTTCCGGCGGTCCTTCCGCGCCAAACACGTCCGTCATCACCAAGGTCAAGCCGAAGACCAAACGGCCGAACCTGTACCGTGTGCTGATCCTGAACGACGATTACACGCCGATGGAATTCGTCGTTCATGTGCTGGAGAAATTCTTCCAGAAGGACGCCGAGGCCGCAACCAAGATCATGCTGCACGTTCATCATCACGGGATCGGGGAGTGCGGCGTGTTCACCTACGAGATCGCCGAGACCAAGGTAACGCAGGTGATGGATTTCGCTCGCAAGCACCAGCATCCGCTGCAATGCGTGATGGAAAAGAAGTAA
- a CDS encoding carbon-nitrogen hydrolase family protein gives MGIEHPKYKVAVVQAAPAWLDLDASIDKSIALIRDAAEKGAKLIAFPEAFIPGYPWHIWMDSPAWAIGRGFVQRYFDNSLSYDSLQAERLRDAVRKAKLTAVLGLSERDGGSLYLAQWLIGPDGETIAKRRKLRPTHAERTVYGEGDGSDLAVHARSDIGRIGALCCWEHLQPLSKYAMYAQNEQVHVAAWPSFSLYDPFAPALGAEVNNAASRVYAVEGSCFVLAPCATVSQAMIDELCDRPDKHALLHAGGGFAAIYGPDGSQIGDKLAPDQEGLLIAEIDLGAIGVAKNAADPAGHYSRPDVTRLLLNKKRYQRVEQFALPVDTVEPTDIAAAAS, from the coding sequence ATGGGCATCGAACATCCGAAATACAAGGTCGCGGTGGTGCAGGCGGCGCCCGCCTGGCTCGATCTCGACGCCTCGATCGACAAGTCAATCGCCCTGATCAGGGACGCCGCCGAGAAGGGCGCCAAGCTGATCGCTTTTCCGGAAGCCTTCATCCCCGGCTACCCCTGGCACATCTGGATGGATTCGCCGGCCTGGGCGATCGGTCGTGGCTTCGTGCAACGCTATTTCGACAATTCGCTGTCCTATGACAGTCTGCAGGCCGAGCGGCTGCGCGACGCCGTGCGCAAGGCCAAGCTCACTGCCGTGCTCGGTCTGTCCGAGCGCGACGGCGGCAGTCTCTATCTGGCGCAATGGCTGATCGGGCCCGATGGCGAGACCATCGCAAAGCGCCGCAAGTTGCGGCCGACCCATGCCGAGCGCACGGTCTATGGCGAGGGCGACGGCAGCGATCTCGCCGTGCACGCGCGGTCCGACATCGGCCGCATCGGCGCCCTGTGCTGCTGGGAGCATCTCCAGCCGCTGTCGAAATACGCCATGTATGCCCAGAATGAGCAGGTCCATGTCGCGGCCTGGCCGAGCTTTTCGCTCTACGATCCTTTCGCGCCGGCGCTCGGCGCCGAGGTGAACAACGCCGCCTCGCGCGTCTATGCGGTCGAGGGCTCCTGTTTCGTGCTCGCGCCTTGCGCGACGGTCTCGCAAGCCATGATCGACGAGCTCTGTGATCGGCCGGACAAGCACGCGCTGCTGCATGCCGGCGGCGGCTTCGCTGCGATCTACGGCCCCGATGGCAGCCAGATCGGCGATAAGCTCGCGCCGGACCAGGAGGGCCTCTTGATCGCCGAGATCGATCTTGGCGCCATCGGCGTCGCCAAGAACGCCGCTGATCCAGCCGGGCACTATTCGCGCCCCGACGTGACCCGGCTCCTGCTCAACAAGAAGCGATACCAGCGCGTCGAGCAGTTTGCGCTGCCGGTCGACACCGTCGAGCCCACCGACATTGCCGCGGCGGCGAGCTGA
- a CDS encoding phenylacetaldoxime dehydratase family protein, which yields MESAIPLHLETPRTRHKRVPDDYQPPYPSFVARYKPSVNRVVMAYFGLQYRGTAAAAATDALAEIAARFAAEGGPSHWDRAQYVDQAGYENVVSVAYWDDIARFDKWFASAREAWTGAQPEGIGTFIEVLRPTVARHETLFSSLGRPEGVAAISGGMSGEVQEHAYWGGMRDRIPLSQTGPMSPGGNPELIRDGARLRVKAHDNLCLIRSGQDWSDTETSERKLYLDDVEPVLREGMDFLRDDGLGIGCYANRYMRVLAAGGDASEKSYGQSWWKSLAALERWAESHPSHVRIFGAAMKYLSTLGPSAKLRLYHEVTVAAADEQFFEYLNCHAKTGMLAAVETVAA from the coding sequence ATGGAATCCGCAATTCCTCTGCATCTCGAGACGCCGCGCACGCGCCACAAGCGCGTGCCGGACGATTACCAGCCGCCATACCCGTCCTTCGTGGCGCGCTATAAGCCTTCCGTGAACCGGGTCGTGATGGCCTATTTCGGCCTTCAGTATCGCGGCACGGCGGCAGCTGCTGCAACGGACGCTCTCGCCGAAATCGCGGCGCGGTTTGCCGCGGAAGGCGGTCCTTCGCATTGGGACCGGGCGCAATATGTTGATCAGGCAGGCTACGAGAACGTCGTCTCGGTGGCCTATTGGGACGACATTGCGCGGTTCGACAAATGGTTTGCATCGGCGCGCGAGGCCTGGACCGGAGCGCAGCCCGAGGGCATCGGCACGTTCATCGAGGTGCTGCGCCCCACGGTGGCGCGGCACGAGACGCTGTTTTCCTCGCTCGGCCGGCCCGAGGGCGTCGCCGCAATCTCCGGCGGCATGAGCGGCGAGGTGCAGGAGCACGCCTATTGGGGCGGCATGCGCGACCGCATCCCGCTGTCACAGACCGGCCCGATGTCGCCGGGCGGCAATCCCGAGCTGATCCGCGACGGCGCGCGGCTGCGCGTGAAGGCGCACGACAATCTCTGTCTGATCCGATCAGGCCAGGATTGGAGCGATACCGAGACCTCGGAACGAAAGCTCTATCTCGACGACGTCGAACCGGTGTTGCGCGAGGGCATGGATTTCTTGCGCGATGACGGCCTTGGCATCGGCTGTTACGCCAACCGTTACATGCGCGTGCTTGCAGCCGGCGGGGACGCGAGTGAAAAGTCCTACGGTCAAAGCTGGTGGAAGAGCCTGGCGGCGCTGGAGCGGTGGGCGGAATCGCATCCGTCCCACGTCAGGATATTCGGCGCCGCGATGAAGTACCTGTCGACGCTCGGCCCCTCGGCAAAACTGCGGCTCTACCACGAGGTCACCGTGGCTGCTGCCGACGAGCAGTTCTTCGAGTACCTGAACTGTCACGCCAAGACCGGCATGCTGGCGGCGGTGGAGACCGTCGCCGCTTGA
- the clpA gene encoding ATP-dependent Clp protease ATP-binding subunit ClpA: MPTFSQSLEQSLHRALAIANERHHQYATLEHLLLSLIDDSDAAAVMRACSVDLDKLRTSLVNYLETEFENLVTDGADDAKPTAGFQRVIQRAVIHVQSSGREEVTGANVLIAIFAERESHAAYFLQEQDMTRYDAVNYISHGIAKRPGVSEARPVRGVDEETETKGSEDAKKKGEALETYCVNLNKKARDGKIDPVIGRNSEINRAIQVLCRRQKNNPLFVGEAGVGKTAIAEGLAKRIVDSEVPEVLAAATVFSLDMGTLLAGTRYRGDFEERLKQVLKELEAHPNAILFIDEIHTVIGAGATSGGAMDASNLLKPALASGTIRCMGSTTYKEYRQHFEKDRALVRRFQKIDVNEPTVEDAIAILKGLKPYFEDYHRLKYTNEAIEAAVQLSSRYIHDRKLPDKAIDVIDESGAAQMLVAENKRKKTIGIKEIETTIASMARIPPKSVSKDDAEVLKHLEQTLKRTVFGQDKAIESLAASIKLARAGLREPEKPIGCYLFSGPTGVGKTEVAKQLAASLGVELLRFDMSEYMERHTVSRLIGAPPGYVGFDQGGLLTDGVDQHPHCVVLLDEIEKAHPDLYNVLLQIMDHGRLTDHNGKQVNFRNVILIMTTNAGASDLAKQAFGFTRSKREGDDHEAINRQFAPEFRNRLDAVVSFGHLSVEVIGTVVEKFVLQLEAQLGDRDVTIELSDPAKTWLVKHGYDEQMGARPMARVIQEHIKKPLADEVLFGKLKGGGHVRVVLVKDEADETKDKIGFEFVEGPVTPKQEKLPGARKRPPGKSKPGGPGGSKGPTKSPLVKA; encoded by the coding sequence ATGCCGACTTTTTCCCAAAGCCTTGAACAATCCCTGCATCGTGCACTGGCGATCGCAAACGAGCGTCATCACCAATACGCGACGCTCGAGCATCTTTTGCTCTCCCTGATCGACGACTCCGATGCAGCCGCCGTCATGCGCGCCTGTAGCGTCGACCTCGACAAGCTCCGTACGAGCCTCGTCAATTATCTTGAGACCGAATTCGAGAACCTGGTGACGGACGGCGCCGATGACGCCAAGCCGACCGCAGGCTTCCAGCGCGTGATCCAGCGCGCGGTGATCCACGTGCAGTCGTCCGGTCGCGAAGAGGTGACCGGCGCCAACGTGCTGATCGCGATCTTTGCCGAGCGCGAGAGTCATGCCGCGTATTTCCTGCAGGAGCAGGACATGACGCGCTACGACGCCGTCAATTATATCAGCCACGGTATTGCCAAGCGGCCAGGCGTCTCCGAGGCGCGGCCGGTGCGCGGTGTCGACGAGGAGACCGAGACCAAGGGCAGCGAGGACGCCAAGAAGAAGGGCGAGGCGCTCGAGACCTATTGCGTCAACCTCAACAAGAAGGCGCGCGACGGCAAGATCGATCCGGTGATCGGACGCAATTCCGAGATCAACCGCGCGATCCAGGTGCTGTGTCGCCGGCAGAAGAACAATCCGCTGTTCGTGGGCGAGGCCGGCGTCGGCAAGACCGCGATCGCGGAGGGCCTGGCCAAGCGCATCGTCGACAGCGAGGTGCCGGAGGTGCTGGCGGCTGCGACCGTGTTCTCGCTCGACATGGGCACGCTGCTCGCCGGTACGCGCTATCGCGGCGACTTCGAGGAACGCCTGAAGCAGGTGCTGAAGGAGCTCGAGGCGCATCCCAACGCCATCCTGTTCATCGACGAGATCCACACCGTGATCGGTGCGGGCGCGACGTCGGGCGGGGCGATGGATGCCTCGAACCTGCTCAAGCCCGCGCTCGCTTCCGGCACCATTCGCTGCATGGGCTCGACCACCTACAAGGAATACCGGCAGCACTTCGAGAAGGACCGCGCGCTGGTGCGGCGCTTCCAGAAGATCGACGTCAACGAGCCGACGGTCGAGGACGCGATCGCAATCCTCAAGGGCCTCAAGCCGTACTTCGAAGACTACCACCGGCTGAAATACACCAACGAGGCGATCGAGGCTGCGGTACAGCTCTCTTCGCGCTACATCCACGACCGCAAGCTGCCGGATAAGGCGATCGACGTGATCGACGAATCCGGCGCGGCGCAGATGCTGGTCGCCGAGAACAAGCGCAAGAAGACCATCGGCATCAAGGAGATCGAGACCACGATCGCCTCGATGGCGCGGATCCCGCCGAAGAGCGTGTCAAAGGACGATGCCGAGGTGCTCAAGCATCTCGAGCAGACCCTGAAGCGCACGGTGTTCGGTCAGGACAAGGCGATCGAATCGCTCGCCGCTTCGATCAAGCTGGCGCGTGCCGGCCTGCGCGAGCCGGAGAAGCCGATCGGCTGCTACCTGTTTTCGGGTCCGACCGGCGTCGGCAAGACCGAGGTCGCAAAACAGCTGGCGGCGTCGCTCGGCGTCGAGCTGTTGCGCTTCGACATGTCCGAATACATGGAGCGGCACACCGTGTCGCGCCTGATCGGCGCGCCTCCCGGCTATGTCGGTTTCGATCAGGGCGGCCTGCTCACCGACGGTGTCGACCAGCATCCGCATTGCGTGGTGCTGCTCGACGAGATCGAGAAGGCGCATCCCGATCTCTACAACGTCCTGCTCCAGATCATGGATCACGGCCGGCTCACCGACCACAACGGCAAGCAGGTCAACTTCCGCAACGTGATCCTGATCATGACCACGAACGCGGGCGCGTCCGATCTCGCCAAGCAGGCGTTCGGCTTTACGCGCTCGAAGCGCGAAGGCGACGACCACGAGGCGATCAACCGGCAGTTCGCGCCGGAATTCCGCAACCGTCTCGATGCCGTCGTGTCGTTCGGCCATCTCAGCGTCGAGGTGATCGGTACGGTGGTCGAGAAGTTCGTGCTTCAGCTCGAAGCGCAACTCGGCGATCGCGATGTCACCATCGAACTGTCCGACCCCGCCAAGACCTGGCTGGTGAAGCATGGTTACGACGAGCAGATGGGCGCACGTCCGATGGCTCGGGTGATCCAGGAGCACATCAAGAAGCCGCTGGCCGACGAGGTGCTGTTCGGCAAGCTCAAGGGTGGCGGCCATGTCCGCGTCGTTCTGGTCAAGGACGAGGCCGACGAGACCAAGGACAAGATCGGCTTCGAGTTCGTCGAGGGTCCGGTCACGCCGAAGCAGGAGAAGCTCCCGGGTGCCCGCAAGCGCCCGCCGGGCAAGTCCAAGCCCGGTGGCCCCGGCGGCTCGAAGGGGCCGACCAAGAGCCCGCTGGTCAAGGCTTGA
- a CDS encoding TRAP transporter substrate-binding protein produces MLPDLLLPMRYPANRIRAILVLAALILSVAPAAAQVTSQVASQVNWRMTTEYPENNISGIGLATFASRVSDRTHGFVTVTNAFDNQLKINSGEMPRAALDGRIAGGDAFAGALSGLDPVLGLSTLPFLVQSVDLARATNLRARPLYEKALAARGLKLLYVTIWPATGLWSEQSLDGADDLPKLNLRTYDANSTEVMRAAGANAQFLPMDAALAGLREHRLNAFLTSGDGGAGRKLWDFLPHFTAINYAMPISIAFVRSDAFAELSEPMQREVLAAAVETEQSQLALLSHRTIENYARMRDNGVHIAEPAPASLVTELRKAATGAITAWETRAGAEATAIVEWARQQ; encoded by the coding sequence ATGCTGCCTGACCTGCTTCTCCCAATGCGTTACCCCGCCAACCGGATCCGCGCGATCCTTGTCCTCGCCGCGCTCATCCTGAGCGTCGCGCCAGCCGCCGCGCAGGTGACGTCTCAAGTCGCGTCTCAAGTCAATTGGCGGATGACCACGGAATACCCTGAGAATAACATCTCCGGGATTGGGCTGGCGACTTTCGCCAGCCGCGTCTCCGACCGTACCCACGGCTTCGTGACCGTGACTAACGCCTTCGACAACCAGCTCAAGATCAACTCGGGCGAGATGCCGCGCGCGGCGCTGGACGGCCGGATCGCGGGCGGCGATGCCTTCGCGGGCGCGCTCTCGGGCCTCGACCCTGTGCTCGGATTGTCCACCCTGCCTTTTCTCGTGCAATCGGTGGATCTCGCCCGGGCCACCAATCTGCGGGCGCGACCGCTCTATGAGAAGGCGCTGGCTGCGCGCGGCCTCAAGCTGCTCTATGTGACGATCTGGCCGGCCACGGGCCTCTGGTCGGAGCAGTCGCTCGACGGTGCTGACGACCTGCCGAAACTGAACCTGCGAACCTACGATGCCAATTCCACCGAGGTCATGCGCGCAGCCGGCGCGAACGCGCAATTCCTGCCGATGGATGCGGCGCTCGCCGGACTGAGGGAACACCGGCTGAATGCCTTCCTCACCTCCGGCGACGGCGGCGCGGGACGCAAATTGTGGGACTTCCTGCCGCATTTCACGGCCATCAACTACGCGATGCCAATCTCGATCGCCTTCGTCCGCAGCGACGCCTTTGCCGAACTGTCCGAACCGATGCAGCGCGAGGTGCTGGCGGCGGCGGTCGAGACTGAGCAGAGCCAGCTGGCGCTATTGAGCCACCGCACCATCGAGAACTATGCGCGCATGCGCGACAATGGCGTCCATATCGCCGAGCCGGCGCCTGCGTCCCTTGTCACGGAGCTGCGGAAGGCAGCAACGGGCGCGATCACCGCCTGGGAAACCCGGGCAGGCGCGGAGGCGACCGCCATCGTCGAATGGGCGAGACAGCAATGA
- a CDS encoding HAD family hydrolase, with protein sequence MVTIYFDLDGTLTDPKPGITRSIQYALERLNVAVPSEDELTWCIGPPLHASLQKLTGSAELADRALLLYRERFSDVGLFENEAYAGIVDTLTTLAATTPRMFVATSKPAVYATRIVEHFGLKPYFERVFGSELDGTRVDKRDLLRYALDEARVDPASAIMIGDRSHDVVGARTNGMTAIGVLYGYGSETELRDAGAHHICAAHPELLGHCVI encoded by the coding sequence ATGGTGACCATTTATTTCGATCTCGACGGCACGCTGACCGACCCGAAGCCCGGGATCACGCGCTCGATCCAGTACGCCCTGGAGCGGCTCAACGTTGCGGTTCCGAGCGAGGACGAGCTGACCTGGTGCATCGGGCCGCCGCTGCATGCCAGCCTGCAAAAGCTCACGGGCAGCGCGGAACTCGCCGACCGGGCGCTGCTGCTCTATCGCGAGCGCTTCAGCGACGTCGGCCTGTTCGAGAACGAAGCCTATGCCGGTATCGTGGACACGCTGACAACGCTTGCCGCGACAACACCGCGCATGTTCGTGGCGACCAGCAAGCCCGCGGTCTACGCCACCCGTATCGTCGAGCATTTTGGCCTCAAACCGTATTTCGAGCGGGTGTTCGGCTCCGAACTCGACGGCACGCGCGTCGACAAGCGCGACCTGCTGCGCTACGCGCTCGACGAAGCCAGGGTCGATCCCGCCAGCGCGATCATGATCGGCGACCGCAGCCATGACGTGGTCGGCGCCCGCACCAACGGCATGACCGCGATCGGCGTGCTCTATGGCTACGGCAGCGAGACCGAGCTGCGGGACGCCGGCGCGCATCACATCTGCGCCGCGCATCCCGAGCTGCTCGGCCATTGCGTGATCTAA
- a CDS encoding helix-turn-helix domain-containing protein, with protein MPIQFTTDDSPGHRRLALWQEIVCDVFVGLDCRSDLGSAFRGTVTRAPLGKAECSEVCSDRQHVLRTPSRIARSDQDFILIALGNRGAGGVVQDGREAVVSPGEFALYDTTRPYELKFDGIFTQTIFKVPREMLQRRLGATETLTATSFGPDSPLQRIAYDFIYRLCQSADQIDLHHAAALSEQAVDVLAMALGERLGKTPLPSSTHRSALLYRLKAHIRAHLADPDLSLSETAAALGISSRYVNDLLADEDTSFQRYVLGERLAQCRRDLASPVLAHRHISEIAFAWGFNDLSHFGRVFREHFGMSPRDFRQSQSRH; from the coding sequence ATGCCAATCCAGTTCACCACGGACGACAGCCCAGGCCACCGCCGGCTTGCGCTCTGGCAGGAAATCGTTTGCGACGTCTTCGTCGGGCTCGACTGCAGGTCCGATCTTGGCAGCGCCTTTCGCGGCACGGTCACCCGGGCGCCACTGGGCAAGGCGGAATGCTCCGAGGTCTGCTCCGACCGTCAACACGTGTTGCGCACGCCGTCGCGCATCGCGCGCTCGGATCAGGACTTCATCCTGATCGCGCTCGGCAATCGCGGCGCCGGCGGCGTGGTGCAGGACGGCCGCGAGGCCGTGGTCAGTCCGGGAGAGTTTGCGCTCTATGACACCACCCGTCCCTACGAGCTGAAATTCGACGGCATCTTCACGCAGACCATCTTCAAGGTGCCGCGCGAGATGCTGCAGCGCCGGCTCGGCGCGACCGAAACTCTTACTGCCACCTCTTTCGGGCCGGACTCGCCACTGCAGAGGATCGCCTACGATTTCATCTACCGGCTCTGCCAGAGCGCGGATCAGATCGATCTGCACCACGCCGCCGCTCTGTCGGAACAGGCCGTCGATGTCCTGGCGATGGCGCTGGGCGAGCGGCTGGGCAAGACGCCGCTGCCGTCCTCGACGCATCGCTCCGCCCTGCTCTACCGATTGAAGGCGCATATCCGGGCTCATCTTGCCGATCCCGACCTCTCGCTGTCCGAGACCGCAGCGGCGCTCGGCATCTCGTCCCGCTATGTCAACGATCTCCTGGCTGACGAGGACACCTCGTTCCAGCGCTACGTCCTCGGTGAGCGCCTCGCTCAATGCAGGCGCGACCTCGCCTCCCCCGTGCTCGCTCACCGCCACATCAGCGAGATCGCCTTCGCCTGGGGCTTCAACGACCTCTCGCATTTCGGCCGCGTCTTCCGCGAGCATTTCGGGATGTCACCGCGCGACTTCCGGCAGAGCCAGTCGCGGCATTGA
- a CDS encoding HIT family protein — MTAYDPDNIFAKILRGEFPCHKVYEDEHVLAFLDIMPRVPGHTLVIPKAPARNILDIKPDDYAHVARGAHKIAAAAMTAFKADGITVQQFNEAAGGQVVFHLHMHVMPRHDGVAMLPPASRKEDVKVLEENATKLIAALKAG, encoded by the coding sequence ATGACCGCCTACGACCCCGACAACATCTTCGCGAAGATCCTCCGCGGTGAATTCCCCTGCCACAAGGTTTACGAGGATGAGCACGTGCTCGCCTTTCTCGACATCATGCCGCGGGTACCGGGCCACACGCTGGTGATTCCAAAAGCTCCTGCCCGCAACATCCTCGACATCAAGCCGGACGACTACGCCCACGTCGCCCGCGGCGCACACAAAATCGCTGCCGCAGCGATGACGGCGTTCAAGGCCGACGGCATCACCGTGCAGCAGTTCAACGAGGCGGCCGGCGGACAGGTGGTGTTTCATCTCCACATGCACGTGATGCCGCGCCACGACGGCGTGGCGATGCTTCCGCCCGCCAGCCGCAAGGAAGACGTCAAGGTGCTGGAAGAGAACGCGACCAAGCTGATCGCGGCGTTGAAGGCGGGCTGA
- a CDS encoding cupin domain-containing protein, translating to MTNTPSANSSSASSIPADDPGRALTVADPDGADVPHISVAGGTYTVLVSGAQTAGRYCLVDMLVPAGGGPPPHRHDFEEMFTLLEGELEFTFRGNTVSAGSTVNVPANAPHAFKNVSGKTARMLCMCAPAGQDEFFLAVGFPVEGRTSPPPKPTPEEMAEKGKLIAALLPKYRTEMVKM from the coding sequence ATGACCAACACGCCTTCTGCAAACTCGTCGTCAGCTTCCTCGATCCCCGCCGACGATCCCGGCCGCGCCCTGACGGTCGCCGATCCCGACGGCGCTGACGTGCCGCATATCTCTGTGGCCGGCGGCACCTACACGGTTCTGGTGTCGGGCGCGCAGACCGCAGGACGCTATTGCCTGGTCGACATGCTGGTGCCCGCCGGCGGCGGGCCCCCGCCGCACCGCCACGACTTCGAGGAGATGTTCACGCTGCTCGAAGGCGAACTTGAATTCACCTTTCGCGGTAATACCGTAAGTGCGGGGTCGACCGTCAACGTCCCGGCCAACGCGCCGCACGCGTTCAAGAACGTGTCCGGCAAGACGGCCCGTATGCTCTGCATGTGCGCGCCAGCGGGACAGGACGAATTCTTCCTGGCGGTTGGCTTTCCCGTCGAAGGCCGCACATCGCCACCGCCGAAGCCGACCCCGGAAGAGATGGCCGAGAAAGGCAAGCTGATCGCAGCACTGCTGCCGAAATATCGCACCGAGATGGTGAAGATGTGA
- a CDS encoding transglycosylase SLT domain-containing protein produces the protein MCIISALLVSSTQAAAWDSSPAKTDVAIPSVEELAVQPEKPGARESDTRESICLIIEAAARDANLPLEFFARVIWQESRFQTDAVGPVTRSGERAQGIAQFMPGTASERGLLNPFNPVQALPKSAEFLNELRNQFGNLGLAAAAYNAGPRRVQEWLAGTGGMPEQTRNYVLAITGTSVDAWAKAGVTGKGPPSVPPTSCRDLMALLKRAPNAFVAELEQHVELAAAKVWGVQLAAGFDRNRALAMYSRAVTRLSAVIGERDPSLLSSVMRSRGTRAFYQVRIGADTRSEADELCGRIRKAGGACFVLKNRGVSG, from the coding sequence ATGTGCATCATCTCCGCGCTGCTTGTCTCGTCGACCCAGGCCGCGGCATGGGACAGTTCGCCCGCCAAGACCGACGTTGCCATCCCAAGCGTCGAAGAACTCGCTGTGCAGCCGGAGAAGCCCGGTGCGCGGGAGAGCGACACGCGGGAGTCGATCTGCCTGATCATCGAGGCCGCGGCGCGCGATGCCAATCTTCCGCTGGAGTTCTTCGCCCGCGTGATCTGGCAGGAAAGCCGCTTCCAGACCGATGCGGTCGGGCCGGTGACGCGCAGCGGCGAGCGGGCGCAGGGGATCGCGCAATTCATGCCGGGCACCGCGAGCGAGCGCGGGCTGCTCAATCCCTTCAATCCGGTGCAGGCGCTGCCGAAGTCGGCGGAATTCCTGAACGAGCTGCGCAACCAGTTCGGCAATCTGGGGCTGGCGGCGGCCGCCTACAATGCCGGGCCGCGCCGGGTGCAGGAATGGCTCGCCGGCACCGGCGGCATGCCCGAGCAGACCCGCAATTACGTTCTTGCGATCACCGGCACGAGCGTCGATGCGTGGGCCAAGGCAGGCGTGACCGGCAAGGGGCCGCCCAGCGTGCCGCCGACGAGCTGCCGCGATCTGATGGCGCTTTTGAAGCGCGCGCCGAATGCCTTCGTCGCCGAGCTCGAGCAGCATGTGGAGCTTGCGGCTGCAAAGGTCTGGGGCGTGCAGCTCGCCGCGGGCTTTGACCGCAACCGCGCGCTGGCGATGTACTCCCGCGCGGTCACGCGGCTGAGCGCCGTGATCGGCGAACGTGATCCGAGCCTGCTCAGCTCGGTGATGCGCAGCCGCGGCACGCGCGCCTTCTACCAGGTGCGCATCGGCGCCGATACGCGGAGCGAGGCGGATGAACTCTGCGGTCGCATCCGCAAGGCCGGCGGGGCGTGCTTCGTGCTGAAGAATCGCGGTGTGAGCGGGTAG